One stretch of Pomacea canaliculata isolate SZHN2017 linkage group LG11, ASM307304v1, whole genome shotgun sequence DNA includes these proteins:
- the LOC112574656 gene encoding GPI-anchor transamidase-like — protein sequence MAAKLYATASVFLCFLCVSVSADKEEKVEEFFKSGHTNNWAVLVDTSRFWFNYRHVANVLSIYRSVKRLGIPDSHIILMIADDMACNPRNPRPATVFNNANQQINVYGDDVEVDYRGYEVTVENFIRVLTGRLPPSTPRSKRLLSDERSNILVYMTGHGGDGFLKFQDAEEVSNVELADAFEQMWEKGRYHELLFMIDTCQAESMHQKFYSPNILAVASSRVGEDSLSHHVDPALGVYVIDRYTYHALEFLEGVKPGSKKTVGQFLKVCPRHQCISTVSVRKDLFQRDPEKVLLTDFFGSVRNVELTTNTIHLHNLTLSENTHHCSKNTCSKLRSQGRTLGYADQFPLPL from the exons ATGGCCGCCAAGCTGTACGCTACagcttctgtttttctttgcttcctgtgtgtgtctgtctctgctGATAAAGAG gAAAAGGTGGAGGAATTCTTTAAGAGTGGGCATACTAACAACTGGGCAGTGCTGGTTGATACATCAAGATTCTGGTTTAACTATCGTCATGTTGCCAATGTGCTGTCAATTTACCGCAGTGTCAAACGTCTTGGTATACCAGACAG ccacatCATTCTGATGATAGCAGATGACATGGCATGTAATCCTCGTAATCCACGACCAG CTACTGTCTTCAACAATGCTAATCAGCAGATCAATGTCTATGGAGATGATGTTGAAGTTGATTACCGAGGATATGAG GTGACAGTTGAAAACTTCATTCGAGTTCTTACAGGTCGCCTGCCCCCCAGCACCCCACGCTCAAAACGCCTCCTGTCGGATGAGCGAAGCAACATACTTGTGTATATGACAG GACATGGAGGGGACGGCTTTCTCAAGTTCCAGGATGCAGAAGAAGTATCAAACGTAGAGCTTGCAGATGCATTTGAGCAGATGTGGGAAAAGGGAAG GTACCATGAGTTGCTGTTCATGATTGATACATGTCAAGCAGAGTCTATGCACCAAAAGTTCTATTCTCCAAATATCTTGGCTGTTGCCAGTAGTCGTGTAGGCGAAGATTCCTTGTCG CACCATGTTGACCCAGCACTTGGGGTGTACGTTATAGACCGCTACACATATCATGCCTTGGAGTTTCTGGAAGGTGTTAAGCCAGGCAGCAAGAAAACCGTGGGTCAATTT CTAAAAGTTTGCCCACGTCATCAGTGCATATCAACTGTAAGTGTACGCAAAGACCTATTCCAAAGGGACCCTGAGAAGGTACTGTTAACAGACTTTTTTGGGAGTGTACGTAACGTGGAGCTGACCACAAATACCATTCATCTTCACAATTTGACCCTGTCAGAGAACACACATCATTGCAG caaAAATACCTGTAGTAAACTGCGGTCACAGGGAAGAACACTGGGGTACGCTGATCAGTTTCCGCTACCACTTTAA